One Ricinus communis isolate WT05 ecotype wild-type chromosome 7, ASM1957865v1, whole genome shotgun sequence genomic region harbors:
- the LOC8273476 gene encoding polygalacturonase At1g48100 gives MKKNKNIPRLFFIFVMIAAFTMFTMISVDARKHHHNKKSKSHKHIKDRSGNGNNAPDSATVPSPAPAPLPHYGYSYPTQSNIFDVLSFGAKGDGVSDDSKALLAAWKAACKVPGATVEIPAEFKFLIKPITLQGPCMPHLVLQIDGTVLAPPEVGSWPKSSLFQWFNFKWVHDFTIQGTGSVNGQGFYWWTPSNVYFIQKRFKHIPDMKPTALRFYASYNVTVRNIEIINSPQCHLKFDNSKGIKVNNITISSPENSPNTDGIHLQNTQDVEIQHSNIGTGDDCISIQTGCSNIHVHHINCGPGHGISLGGLGKDKSVACVSNIVVEKISLHNTLAGARIKTWQGGLGSVKNVSFSNIQVSDVKYPIIIDQFYCDKHICKNQTEAVAISGVKFDQIIGSYITQPIHLACSKDVPCIDVDLIDIQLKPSPGYRSFRQALCWNSYGKSQAPLVPSSIDYCLKRDSGWIKRVARSHENLC, from the exons atgaagaaaaacaagaatatACCTCGTCTATTCTTCATCTTTGTTATGATAGCTGCCTTCACTATGTTTACCATGATTTCAGTAGACGCAAGAAAGCATCATCACAACAAGAAAAGCAAATCCCACAAGCACATCAAGGATAGGAGTGGCAATGGCAACAATGCTCCAGATTCAGCTACTGTTCCAAGCCCAGCACCAGCTCCTCTTCCTCACTATGGTTACTCTTATCCTACCCAATCCAATATTTTTGATGTTCTGTCATTTGGAGCCAAAGGTGATGGAGTATCTGATGACTCTAAG GCACTTCTAGCTGCATGGAAAGCAGCTTGCAAGGTACCTGGAGCTACAGTAGAAATACCAGCAGAATTCAAGTTTCTTATCAAGCCTATTACTCTTCAAGGTCCATGTATGCCTCACCTTGTTCTTCAG ATTGATGGAACTGTCTTAGCTCCTCCAGAAGTAGGCTCTTGGCCTAAATCCAGCCTGTTTCAGTGGTTCAACTTCAAATGGGTCCATGACTTCACAATTCAAGGCACTGGCTCTGTCAATGGCCAAGGATTTTATTGGTGGACTCCCTCTAACGTCTATTTTATTCAG AAGAGATTCAAGCATATTCCTGACATGAAACCAACG GCTTTGAGATTCTATGCTAGTTATAATGTTACAGTTCGTAATATTGAAATCATAAACAGCCCTCAATGCCATCTCAAATTCGATAACTCTAAAGGGATAAAGGTCAATAACATCACAATTTCCTCGCCAGAGAATAGTCCAAATACTGATGGTATTCACTTGCAAAATACACAAGATGTAGAAATTCAGCATTCTAATATTGGAACTG GAGATGACTGTATATCCATACAAACTGGTTGCTCTAATATCCATGTTCATCATATTAACTGTGGTCCAGGACATGGTATAAG CTTAGGAGGACTAGGGAAAGATAAAAGTGTGGCATGTGTCTCCAATATTGTTGTGGAGAAAATCTCACTGCATAATACCTTAGCTGGAGCTAGAATTAAGACATGGCAG GGAGGCCTGGGATCGGTAAAGAATGTATCATTTTCCAATATCCAAGTATCAGATGTTAAGTATCCTATAATAATTGATCAGTTTTATTGTGACAAGCATATCTGCAAGAACCAAACAGAAGCTGTGGCCATATCTGGTGTTAAATTTGATCAAATAATTGGAAGTTACATAACACAGCCTATTCATTTAGCGTGTAGCAAAGACGTGCCCTGTATAGATGTTGACCTAATTGACATTCAGTTGAAACCTTCTCCAGGATACCGAAGTTTTCGACAGGCTTTATGTTGGAATTCATATGGGAAATCACAGGCACCCCTTGTTCCTTCAAGCATAGACTATTGCCTAAAGAGGGATAGTGGCTGGATCAAGAGAGTAGCAAGGTCACATGAGAATTTATGCTAG